Genomic window (Meiothermus sp. CFH 77666):
GAGACCTGCGCTCGTTTGGCTACATCGTCGAGGCTGATCATAAGATGCAATCGTTTGCAAAGTAGATTGCGAGTAAACCGTGACCCAAAAAGGAGATTTCTTTTCAGCGCATCTCGAGGTCAACTTTTATTGCAATCGTTTGCAGTTGTTTATGTCCAAGGTTTTACCACACCCCTTTGAAGAATGCAATAGGCTTCTAAGAGATGCCCCTCTCATCGCATAAACCGCCATCTCGTATTTGCAAAACGTGTGTCGTAAGGGGTGTAAACGCTGCAAACCGCCTAGATTGCAATAGGGCAGGCTTTGGCCCAAGAGTTTGGTTCAGACAAGTTCAACTGTTGGGTCAAATAACCCAGGCCTTGCTTGCTAAAGGGGCATACTAAAGAAACCACTTCGGAGCGGAGCAGTGGTTCATTGGCCGGTGAATCTCGAGGGGAGATTGCATTCAGGCCCCAACCATCTCAAACCACTGCCTGGCCTCTGAAGTTGCCAGGGGATTGCGGCTCGAGGGGAGCCGTAACCCCCTAACTTTTTGTGCTTCATCCCAAATAGGCGATTAGCCGTCCCAGGGCAATGACCGCGACCCAGAGAACAAGCGAGAGGAGGGCCGCTAATCTGGCCGCCAGGGGTGGGTTCACGCCCTGGTTCCATGCCTGTACGCGCCGCCCCACGCGGGCGTGGAAGACCCAGGCGTTGAGCCCGGCCAGGCCAATCAGGGCCATCTTGCCCAGAAATACCGGGCTTACCCCAATGCTTTGGGCATCCGGCAGCAGCAGCAAAAAACCACTGGGGGCCGCTAACGCAAAACCCACCCAGGCCACCGGAAGCAGGTGGGCCGCCATTTGCTGGACAGGAATTTGCCGGGACAGGCCCAACAGCCGCAGGTCAAACAGACCGGCGGCCCCCACCAGCGTACAGAATCCCAGGATGTGCAGGATCTCCACCGTGGGGTAAAGCCACGCCGACTGGCGCATGGCGAGCGCCACCGGGGTGCCATGCAGCCATTCCAGCCAGTTTAGCCAGACTGCTGGCATCAGCGCAGCTCAACCGTTTTGCCGTCTACAATAATGCGTTCGGCCCGCATCTCCTCGCGTTCGGTGCGGTGGGGGTAGCCCACCACCGTGACCCGCGCCCCCACCTTCAGGCTGCCGCTGGGGAGCCCCCGGGCTTCCATGCGCGAGGGGGGCGCCAGCACCACGTACCACTTGCGCTGCATCATCAGGCCGGTGGGTGGGACTTCAATCCAGATGGTGACGTGAGGGAACTCGAAGGTGACTTCGGTGATGATGCCGGTAGTCTGGAATTCGCGGCTGGCATCGTAGCTGCTCCAGCCATGGTGGGCCAGGGCCAGGCCCAACAACAACACGGTGGCAAACCAGGTCTTTCGCATAAATCCCCCTTTTCCCTAAGAACAGTAGCGTTGCTCGTATATTCGGGGAAAATCGTGCTGGACTGTGTAGGAGGGGTTACCCTATGTGGATTTTTTGAGAAGGCAGACCCCCGGATTAAGCTGCCATGGCCTTTCCAATGTAAGCTACTCCTAGCCGACAGTCGGGTTAGCTCATGCAGGCATTTCAAGATGCTTCAACGATAGGGCCACAACCTGCTGTGGTGTTTGCTGATACCCCCTGAGGAGGTCGGTCATGCAAAGAATGGTTCGCTACGGATGGCTGGTGTTGTTGCTGCTATTGGCTGCATGTGGTCAGTCCACCCCGGTTCAGACCCCCACCGAACAAGAAATCTTGCAGGACATGCGCCAACTGGGGGTCGAGCCCGAGGCCATAGCAGCCTACGAGGCCTCGCTCAAGAATCTGACCAAAGCTCGCCAGGCGGTTGAAAGCCTGAGCGCTGGCGACCTCCAACTGGTGCAGACCATCGCACTGGGCAGCATTGCCAACTACGACGGTTACTACGCAGCGCGGGCCAGCTACCCCCAGTTCGACTGGAGCCGCGACGGCTGCTCGGCCCCGGAGGGCCTGGGCCTGGGCTACCGCGAGACCTTCCGGCCCGCCTGCAACGTTCACGACTTTGGCTACGCCAACTTTCCCCGTTTTCCCACCCTCTACAACGAGACCGGGCG
Coding sequences:
- a CDS encoding DUF6152 family protein; amino-acid sequence: MRKTWFATVLLLGLALAHHGWSSYDASREFQTTGIITEVTFEFPHVTIWIEVPPTGLMMQRKWYVVLAPPSRMEARGLPSGSLKVGARVTVVGYPHRTEREEMRAERIIVDGKTVELR
- a CDS encoding phospholipase A2; translation: MQRMVRYGWLVLLLLLAACGQSTPVQTPTEQEILQDMRQLGVEPEAIAAYEASLKNLTKARQAVESLSAGDLQLVQTIALGSIANYDGYYAARASYPQFDWSRDGCSAPEGLGLGYRETFRPACNVHDFGYANFPRFPTLYNETGRRLTDDNFLLNMNSICRPKSFLSRAACYSAAYAYYSAVRVAGWAYFYD